One Canis lupus baileyi chromosome 1, mCanLup2.hap1, whole genome shotgun sequence genomic window, TGTTCAGGTGGCCATGGGCTGGTGCTGGGTATGAGGCTGGCCACTGACTCCCAAGGTGGGGGGGTCGGTCTTGGTTCCCCCAGAATGAGGGTCTGCATCAGTTTGAAGAACAGCCCCTGGAAAACCTCTTCCCAGAGCTCACGAACCTGACCAGCAGGTAAGAGCCCCTGAAAGAGGCCCAGGGGACCAGGACAGGTGGCTTCAGAGAAATCAGGTGGCGGGAAAGCCCTTAGAGACAGCTGGGATGGAGATGACCACAGAGAaactgggcaggggaggggagttGAGCAAACTCAGGCTATGGATATGACTCCGGAGAAGTTGGTCAACAGTGGTGATCCCAGAGAAAACACAAAACGGACTCTGAAATCAGGTGATAGCAATCGAGCCCTAAGAGAAAGTGGGCAGTAGAGGTAACCTCAGAGATAACAGGCCTGGCGGGGTCCCAGGGCTACAGAAACAGAATGGATGCTCCAGGGGAGGCAGAATATGGGGCAGTACCTGGTGACACTCTCCAGCCCCTCTGTCCACCTGCCCCCACCAGTGTCCTCTGGCTTGATGTCCACAACCTCCCCGGCACATCCCGGCGACTGTCCGCTCTCGGCTGCCAGAGTGGTTATGTCCGAGTTGCTCACGTGGACCAGCGAAGCCAAGGTGATGGCCGGAATGGGCCCTGGGACAGGGAGCTGAGAGCGGGGGTCTGGGGCAGGGCCCTGAGTCCTCCCCCTCTGCACAGAGGTTCTGCAGACATGGACAATCCTGCAGGACGGCCCCATTTCCCGCGTGATTGTGTTCAGCCTCTCGGCGCCTGAGGGTGAGCTCCAGAcctgagggggggtgggggggtcgaCTCTGCAGGCTCAGCTCCCCATACCCAGATCCATGCCCCTCTCCCAAAGTATCCAAGCCCcctgcaccaccacccccgccaTCCCTCccatgcccctccctgccctctgtgCTCTCAGATTCACTTCAGTGACTTGCCCCTGTGGTCTGATCTCAGACATTCCCTGGAGTCTTTCCCCTGGTGGTGGAACCATCAGCCTGCACACTGACTTCCTCTGATCCCTCTCACTGGCCTCTTCACTCTGTCTCTTGCTGTGATCTAACCCCAAGCTTTCCTCCGGAGACTCTGCGCTGCCCTCCTACTCCTGCTTGGGCTCACCTCTACCCCCACGCGGTGCTCTGTTCCTCTTGCTGTGCCCTGGCCTTTTTCGGTGCTTCCCTTTGCCTGACCCCTGCAGGCTGCCTTCTGCCGTCTGGTTGGTCTtcacttctctccctcccattctggcctcacacctgctcctcctcctggcaTCTCCCCTCACTCATGGGGTCTTCCTCCTCTCAGGGAGCAGGGGGTGTGAGGAGGAGCCTGGAGCCTGTCCCCTCACGCCCCGCCCCCTGCATGTCCCTTCTCCAGAGACCAAGGACCGGCCGCCACAACAGGAGGAGTACAGCGTGCTCGTGGCCAGTATGTTAGAGCCAGCCGTGGTGTACCGGTGAGGGGCCTCAGCGGGAAGTCCCCTTGGGGGAGGTTGTTCAGGGCTGGGCAGGTAAAGGTGTTCATGCTCCAGGGAGGGCAGTGTGAATGTTCGGGTCTAGAACTTACAGGAGATACATTGAGCCTTTGGGATGGGCACCTCGATGTCTCCTCTGCCTGGATGAGCATGTTggcaaatgtttaacaactggctccATGGGTGAGAAAGCCCCAATTTCATAGTGTTCGCTGATCCACTCCCACCATGGTGGATTTTGAGCACTCACATGATGCCAGCCAGCCAGcagaatttctaaaaatgtcCCAGTCTGCTCTTGTGAGCCAGTACAAGCCGGCTGTGGCTCACCTGGAGGGCAGCGGAGATGTCCAAGCTGGGACCAAGCTCCCCTGGCTCTACAGAGGTAGTGTTGGTGTCCAGCCTGGAGACAAGGGATGTCACCAGAAAGAGCAAAGTGGGCCTCTGTTTGGGAGGGAGATGGTCCCGCCTTCAGGGAGCAGAGTGGGTGTCCCTACTGGGGAATAGCGGGTTGACAGTCTGAGCGAGCAATTTGAGTTCCCTTTGGTGGAGATGAAGAAGTCCAGGTCGGAAACCAGGGTGTCCTGGCATTGGGAGGAAAAGCATGACCAGACCTGGGATGGGGAGCTACTGTGTGGGCACCCAGCCCAGGTCTGTCACCAAAGGTGACAGACACTGTGGTATGACCTCAGTCTCCCCACCGCCTTCGGGACCCACAGGGACCTGCTTAGCCGGGGCCTTGAGGACCAGCTTCTCCTGCCTGGCAGTGACCAGTTTGACAGCGTCCTCTGTGGCCTGGTCACCGATATAGATTTGGATGGGCGACCTGAAGTCCTGGTGGCCACCTACGGACAGGTGGGACCTGAGGGATCGGGGCCACCACCACCTATCCCCTCCCACTGCCCTACATCCCTGTGTGAGCTTCACCCCTTACCTCCTGCAGGAGCTGCTCTGTTACAAGTACTTCGGCCCAGAGTCTGGGCTGCCTGAGGCCGAGCGTGGATTCCGCTTGCTGTGGCAGCGGGGCTTCTCCAGCCCGCTGCTGGCCATGGCACATGTGGACCTGACCGGGGACGGGCTGCAGGAGCTCGCCGTGGTCTCCCTGAAGGGCGTGCACATCCTGCAGGTAGCTGGGCAACTCGGGTTGGGTTTCCCtcaaagcagagcctgagatggAGATTTTTGCACACCCGTTTTGTCACAGACGCATTCTCCCAGGAAACACGGAGAGGGATGGGAAGAAGCCACACTAGGGGATGGATTCAAGGGACTGACCCCACAGGAGCTCTGTAGCCTGAGTCCACCCTCAGCAAGGGGACCCCTGGTTGCAGGCCCTCCTGAAGGAGGGAGGAACTGTTTCCGAGAGGTGGTTCTGTTGGCCAAGGACAGTCCCCGAAGAGGGGGCCGCTGTTGGGGAGGGTGCCATCCTGGCAGAGGGGATTCTGACGTGGCATCTGTCAGTCCCTGCCTACCCTCAGCCTCCCTAACTTCAGTCCTTGATTTCTTGTGCTTTGTCTGACTTTCTCCTTGTGGTAATTTAGCCcacatcacccccacccccacccccgactccATGACTTAAACCTCGGTCCTTCCACTGCGGTCTAACCTCTTCCATGGCAGGAGGGGACTTACCCTCCCCTGTACCCTAATCTCCAGCCTTCCGGCATCCAGTCTCTGGTTTTCCACTAGCTCCTAACCTCGAATCTTTCTGCTTTGGCCCAGCCTCTGAACTTTCACTTATGGTCTGGTCCTTGAGCTGTGGGGTCCATAGTTTGGGCCTTCTGCTATATTTtcacaccccccaccctgccataGCAGCCTACCTGCCATAACCCCTGTTAGGGTCTAATAATCAACCGTGTCAATAATCCAAGGTCCAAACTGAAGCCTCCATCGCAACTAATATAGTCTAACCTCTGATCTTTTACCTGTGGCCCAACCGCCACCTCTTGGGCTGTGGTCTGCCTGTTTTCTGGCGTGTTGTTTGCCTTCTCTTTGCCTTTGATCTGCTTTTCTATGTGGTCTAGCCTGGGTTCTTTTCCTCAGAGGCTAATGGTACTGCCTCCTCTGCAATCTTTGCTTGGGTCTTTTCCTGCAATCTATTCCTCAGTGGAATGGTCTAGGTTAGACCTCAGCAGAAAGGAGAAAGGCTGGACCCCAGTGGAGAGGTCTGAGGTTAGACCTTAAATAGAAAGGACCTAAGTTAGATCCCAGTGGAAGAGGCTGGAGTCCAGCTGTGGGACAGAGGACTTCCCTATAGTGGCCAAAccatcccctcacccctgctccttCATTCATCCAGCCATATCACTGTAATCCCTTCTGTCCCTTCTATTAGGATTAGCTTCAGACCCTCCAACCAGGGTCTCACTCTGTCCCTCCTGTGGTGCCATATTCCTCTCCTTTGTACTTTGGTTGGCTCCTCCC contains:
- the KPTN gene encoding KICSTOR complex protein kaptin, coding for MGEAAVAAGPCPLREDSFTRFSSQSNVYGLAGGAGGRGELLAATLKGKVLGFRYQDLRQKIRPVAKELQFNYIPVDAEIVSIDTFNKSPPKRGLVVGITFIKDSGDKGSPFLNIYCDYEPGSEYNLDSIAQSCLNLELQFTPFQLCHAEVQVGNQLETVFLLSGNDPAIHLYKENEGLHQFEEQPLENLFPELTNLTSSVLWLDVHNLPGTSRRLSALGCQSGYVRVAHVDQRSQEVLQTWTILQDGPISRVIVFSLSAPEETKDRPPQQEEYSVLVASMLEPAVVYRDLLSRGLEDQLLLPGSDQFDSVLCGLVTDIDLDGRPEVLVATYGQELLCYKYFGPESGLPEAERGFRLLWQRGFSSPLLAMAHVDLTGDGLQELAVVSLKGVHILQHSLVQASELVLTRLRHQVEQRRHQSQRPGDRAGPGPAETSAS